Sequence from the Equus quagga isolate Etosha38 chromosome 15, UCLA_HA_Equagga_1.0, whole genome shotgun sequence genome:
AGGAATTTCAATAGCTGGAGACAAAACAAGCTCTTCCATCGTGTGAAGCATGATGTTGCCCACCTGATTCTTGGACATCGCCCTCAAGAGGACATGGGACAGGCATTTCTCAATGGTGCCTGTTCCACTGGCTTTGCAGCAGCTGTTGAATCCTTCCATCATGAAGATGTCCTCCTGTTTGCAGCGCTCATGGTCCATGAGCTTGGGCACAACCTGGGTATTCAGCACGACCACTCGGCCTGCATTTGTAAAGATACACACTTTTGCCTCATGCATGAAAACATCACTAAAGAAAGTGGCTTCAGCAACTGCAGCTCTGACGACTTCTACCAGTTCCTCCTTGACCACAAAGGGGCCTGCCTATTCAACAAGCCTCAGCACAAAGGCCGCGTGCGTAGGGATGCTGAGTGTGGTAATGGTGTGGTGGAGGAGGATGAGCAGTGTGACTGTGGTTCTGCCTGTGACGATCACCCCTGCTGTGACCCAGCATGTAAGCTGAAGGAGGGTGCAGAGTGTAGCGATGGACTCTGCTGTTTGAATTGCCGATTGAGCAATGTAGGATTCATGTGCCGCCCTCCTTCGGGAGAGTGTGACCTCCCAGAGTATTGTGATGGTAACTCTGAAGCATGCCCCACAGACAGCTACAAGCAAGATGGTACATCATGTGATTTAATTCACTACTGTCTTGGGGGTCGGTGTAGGAACCCTGATACTCAATGCATCGACATATATGGGTATCCTGCAAGGTCTGCCCCAGAAGACTGTTACATAACTATGAACAGCAAAGGGGACCGATTTGGAAACTGTGGCCATCCCACCTTGGCTAGGTCAAGATATGTTAAGTGTGTAGATGATAATATATTTTGTGGGAAACTTATCTGTACAAATATTAGAAATGTACCACGACTCAAACCCCAACATTCACTGATCCAGATCGCTCATGAAGGTGACTTCTGCTGGAGCATGGATGCATATAACACTACTGATATCTCTGATGATGGAGATGTGCACACTGGCACTCTTTGTGCCCCACGAAAAGTGTGTATGAATTACTCCTGCACTGATCACACCGTGCTCAACTATGACTGTGAACCAGCAGAAATGTGTAATGGGAAAGGAGTTTGCAACAATTTAAGGCACTGCCATTGTGAGGCTGGCTATGCTCCCCCTGACTGCAGAGATCCCGGAAATGGGGGTAGTGTGGACAGTGGTCCTCCGggcaaaataatttttgcaaatcTAAGTGCAGGTCTAACTGGCGGTTCTGCTAGGAGCAGGGAGGACATTAAAAGTCTTGGCATGATAGTTTTCATACTCCCTGTATTTCTTATActgttattgttaattttaatacTTATCATTAGCCTCAGTGCTGGAATTGAGTCAGTAGAGACCCCAGGGGGCTCCACAATCTTGAGCTCAGAGGAATCTACTGAGGTTCCTGCAGAggaggccccacccccagaggaggccccacccccagaggagGCCCCACCCCCGGAggaggccccacccccagaggagGCCCCACCACTGGACCAGGCCCCACCACCAGAGGCCCCACCACCGGAGGCCCCACCACCGGAGGCCCCACCACCGGAGGCTCCACCACCGGAGGCCCCACCACCGGAGGCCCCACCACCGGCCCAAGAAACGCCTGCACCATAAGAGGTGAAGGACAGAAATAACCAAAGGCAGAAGAGTAGTGGAGGAAGAAGCCAAATATATCAAATACCTCAAGCACTGAGTgggaaggaggctcagagaggcaaaagTGAAGTGGGAATTGACAGCTCCAATGGCTCAGGCTGGACTATATAGTCTACAGACACACACTAATGTGGGAGAGAGAACTCCCTGCTCAATATTCATTTTAGTAATTTggttatatattcatatatgaaatCACATATGAGATATTCTATATTTTGGCTTTTTCACCAtttcataaaacaattttatttaagcTCTTCTCATGGATTATTGCTATCAATGTCTTGATTCGTTTGGGCCAATTTTTTCAAGACATACCATCTTTCAACTATATTGTTTGACAAAAGATATTATTTGTGCCTATATTAATATCACTAGATTATTCATCCCAGTCACAACAATGCATTATTTTATGACGTTATCTACTGAGTACTCTTAATTTCCCCTGACAGTTTCTATTCATGAAATAGAggtaatttgaaataaataaaaggctaTTTTCACATGAAGCATCACTTCAGACTCCATGTAATCTAGTCCTTGAGGCTTCTTTATTTGGGGGTTCTCTGGAAGGGGCTACATCTGATGCAGGGTGGTAGGATCACGGGGGTCTGCGGGcatggggcaggggtgggcaaGGAGGGAAGAGGACCTTTACATAATGCTGAATTCAAGTTTGAGgtatttgttatttcctttgagttttctttcttaatatctgTATGAAGTTGATATTTTGTCTACTAACAATTTATAGGAACCTCCCCAATAGCAAGTTACAATACTTTGGATGTGGTAGTTTTTTGTGAAGAGAGAATTACCCATTGTGTGCAAGACACTGTGCTGAACACTCTATATTCATCGTCTTACTTTAATCCTCCCATCTGCCCTATGAGACGCCATCGTctacatgaggaaacagaggccaaaGAGTTTTGCTCTAGAGCTAGTAAGGGGTGGAACCTGCATCCCGCCCCAGATATGACTGAATCTACATGCTCCACTGCCTCATGAACCTTTtccttcagttaaaaaaaagtcaccagGAAGACAATCAATATGTCCTCAATTGCCCAGAACATGGCTTGCTCCTCAgagacaaatgaaacaaaagtcTTACAAATGGAGGCTGACCTCCGTCACGAACCTGCCACACTATGTAGTCGTGATCGATGAAACTGCCCCTTCCTCCATTACATCCTGACCTCATGGAGCAGTAGGTTTGTATCTTATTCAGCTCTGAGGGCCCAGCTcattgtaggtgctcagtaaatgctgacGAAGTGAACGAGTTAACCAGAGCCAACCTGAAACGTAGGAGGGGAACTTCTATGGATGCTACCTGCTTGTCCCGAGGCATGGCACAACCAAAACCTTGCTCAGGCGCGGTGTTGTTACAGGTGGAGTGttctgagtctcagagaagttccTGAGCGTGAATCCCTGACTATACATTCGCTGAGTCCCTCTTCTAACTGCCCACCCTATGTAAGCAAAAGAGGACAAACCAAAGAGGCTAAGACAGACCTGGTTTCCGCTTTCAAGAGGGTTATGTTAATTACTGTGGGTGGAACACAAACTAAACTTCAGAGCAAAATCCAAAATCAAGCCTTCAGTTATGTAACTTTCCAGGCCACAAGATTTGCTGGTAACCAAATCTCAGAATGTCCCACGCCAGAAGATCAAGATTCATGGCGAAAACACACCGTTAGTTGGCAGTCAACTGAGAGCTTTGAGAAAGAGGGTGAAAGTGGGTGACTGAAGGCCTCCAAACGTAAACTTGTCATTAGAGACTTTTGAAGAAGGTGTGgaggatttctgctgagaagcaCTTCAGTGGAGAACAGACGGGGCAGCCTTCCTAACTGCACATGCTGATGGTGACTATAATAAAAGCTCATTGGCATCACGTAGTCTTAACAACTTACCAAATATAAGGGAATCACGATTTAAGTTCCAGGTAAATGTGCTTAGCTAACTTAATGGCCTTCTTTAAGGACGTTTGGATGCTGCCAATGTTAGCGTTCCTGGAGTCCAGAGGTCATGCCCCTCCCTGGGAGACTCGGATCGGTCCTCGCTTTCTTTGGATGTCTCTAGCCTGCCATCTTTTCTGGTCCACGTAGGAGTGTTTTGGGGACTGTCCTCATAATTTGGAGTCAAATTGCACTCTCTCCTCTGCAGCTCGGctgcaggaaaaagaagagatttaCGTTAAACACAGGTGACATTACCAACCTCACAGGGGTGCAATTCTCCACTCAAGTTTTACATTATTAGTTCGCAAAACTTTTTGGAAATTtaccaaaaatttttaaacttctgtgtTTACAAACTTAATTTCAGAATAGAATGTTGGTGTTTCCTTGGGGCAAGTATGCTCGCTGAAATGTTTTCTCAAAAGCAAGAGCAGACTTCCTCcaagaatatttgcaaaatgctGACTCTTTAAAATTAATACTCCCCTGCTTCTGGACATTAGGCtttaaaagtttttgaagaaTAGGCAACAAAGAGGCAATACCACTTTTgttattcaataaaattatgGAAGTCTTACATAAAGAGATTATGCCGGGATGAAATATACGAGGATAACGAAAGTGTTGGATCAATTTGTGAATGACAAAGACGTAGTGACTCTTCTCacagttagaaaatatttttgtaaatacctaaaaagaaaacaacagaggtGGAATCGTCAGTGACCAAGTGTTTGCAACCTCACCCTGTATTTCATTGCTATAATCGATCTGACTGGGCTCTCCAACAGCCTTCCTGTGATTCCCCAGACACTGATTTTGTCACCACAGTCAAGTTCAGGAACTGCCATTGCTCCCCCATGATCTAGAGTAGAAAGATAAACTTGGTGTGGCATGAAGGGACTGTGACAATTGGGTCCTCCTGTCCATTTCCATCCGTTGTCTCCCGTgacttttgaaaagaaacatttcCTCCTATCAGCACGTCTAAGAGGGAGAACCTCCGTCCCCGTTCCATACCGCGGCCACTTCCCACTCTGGGCTTTTGATCAGTCTTGTTCCCGCTGAGTGACCTTACTCTTCCCTACCCCTATCTAGTCCAACTCTCACAGCGCCAGCGGAGGCTCCTCAAACTGCTCCAGCAgacctttctctacttttttgaACAAAACGTGGGCTCTCTTTGAGGATACTCAGGGAAAGAACTTACAGGAGAGTCAGTCTGAAACAGACCATCAAGTGGTTGTTTTCTATAGAAGAGGGGGCATATATGCATCCTTGTCGTTGAGTGAAATTTCCAGTTGGCGCTTTGAGAGTGAGAAAGGTGTTTACTCGTGGAACATGTTCTCAGAATCTCAAATTCTGGAGGTACCCATGCattcatgaagaaatggaaagaaaaccttgtaagagacaaagggaataaacTCCGAAACCACAGCATTTCTTCCAGTAACGCATTTTCAGTCACCTAATAATCACGAGCTGGGTGTTAGTGCAGACAATTTCACatggaaaatagaaatttaaaaggcaTAGTGTCAGTGCCCGGGAACAGGAGAAAAGGCTCTCCCTCATGCCCTCCCCTGACCCCAGATCCACCCAAAGCCATCCTTTATAGTTCCGTGGATACATTAGGtcactagaaaaataaagaaatgcaaataaatatgcCAAATAACGAAAAGCCCACCAATTAATTCCTTGCTCTTTGAAAATGAGAACGGACCCCAACTTTGAGGTAACTGATGTGTCACGATTTAAGGAAAGCTCACAGGCGGGAATCTCCTCATAGGAAAACTAAAACTGTTGCAACAAAATGGTATCAGTACATCGAATCAAATCCCCCAACTACTGAGAGTCTGCATTGAAGTATTTACGTTTTATATAATGATGCACCTAAAAACAGAACCCGTGAGCTTTTTCGCGGATTTTCCAGGACAGATACGATTTTTAGTCATCTTTACTGTCAGACTAGCTGTTTTTATAACCAATCCAAACACAGCCATGTGCCGCAaaacgacgttttggtcaatgacggaccgcATATACGATGCTGGTGCCCTAAGATGAGTCCCacatagcctgggtgtgtagtaggccatgCCATCTAGGATTGCGTGAGTacgctctgtgatgttcacacaacaacgaaGTCGCCTATCGgaacatttctcagaacgtatcccatAGGCACTGTGAGAGCTCTTGTCTTCTCCTCGGATGCTAAGAGCGTGAGTGCCGCGTAAGCTTTGAGTCCTGCGTCCTTCTAGCCTGACGAATCCTACCGGGAAGAATTTTCTGAGCAAAAGAGCAccttttttcaaaagaagaaagtcaCCTTTTCTCTGATTGAGGGGGCTTTCATAGTCCATGTCCCTAAGTCTCGGGTGTTACATTCTGGCTGACTGGTCTTAGACATGGAACTTCACTTCCTCGGGCCTGGGATTCCTCCCTAGTAAGACGATCGCACAAAGGATGCCTCTCACAGAGTGGCTGAGAGATTAAATTAGGGCACGTGTGTGCTGCTACCTAGCGCAGCGCTTGGCGTGCAGCGGGCGCTCAAATAAATGCCGAGAAGATCTAAAATAAAATGCGATGATGGATGTAAGATTGTATTATTCACTGTACGTTGTTCAGCAACGACAAGATTTATCCATTATCAAGTCATAATACTGAATTTCCTTTATATCCACGGCATTCTGACCTGACATACAGTCATTTGCAAACACATTCTATTTCCCCTAGTAAATTATAAATCTCTGGGGTGAGTAGCAAGATTTGGTTGATGTGTGCCTTGGGCCCAGTTAGGGGTAAGACTGGTAGggactttattcttttcctcagaGCCCCACTCAAGACCACGGTGGCATTAAAAGCAATCCTGCTTCCTGGATCCTGAATCAGGCATTCtagctttctccctctccccaccgtATCTTCAATCCTTAATGTGCAGGTGGCTCAGGGCGGGCCAACTTCCACATTCCAGGCCTTGCTGTCCAAGCTGGATGCTTTCTACAGAAGTCTGAGTTTACTAAGGGACCGATACAGGTTACCCCTCtctattcactcactcattcgttcattcattccaccTCGGTTGAGTCTTTACCTAAGAACTGTTCTAGTACCGTGGAAATGATAGTAAATGAGACAAAGTCTCTGATCccatgaacatttaaaaaattacaaacctGACATCAGTCAACAGATAAGTACACGATGTGCCAGGTTGGAATATGTGCGATGGAACAAAATGAAGCAGTGCCCGGGGAACAGGAGTGATGTGAGGGTGGAGTGCTATTTTAAGCCGTGGTCAGAGAAGTTCTGTCTGATAAGGCGGCATCTGAGGGACATGGAGAAAGTGAGGAAGAAGCACTGCAGGTATCAGGGGAAGGGCAAGCCAAGCAGAGGGACCTCTAAGTGAAAAGGTCCTGAGACAGGAGCTCGCTTGGCATGTTTGAAGCACAGCAAGGAGGTCAGCACGTCTGGACAGAGGGAGCATCGCGGAGAGCAGTGGTCGAGGGCTGTGGCTGGAGACAGGTCACGTGAAGACTTGGTAAGGAACGATGTTTTTGTGTCAGTGGAGATGGGAAGCATGGAAGGGTTTTAGCAAAGGAGGGGCCGGAACTGAGAAGCACTGAAGGATCACTCCATCTGCCATGTCAACAAGGAACAGGCAGGTGCAGGGCACTGGGCAACCGCAGAAGCAGAGGACCCTTAGAGACTCTTGTGATTTGCCAAGTGGGTGATGTTGGCAGCTTTCAGGAAGGTGGCTGAAGTGGCGGTGGTGAGAGGAGGCTGGAGTCTGGGTATAATGTGAGGTAGAGCTGAAAGGATCTGCTGATGGAGCAGACGTagagtatgagagaaagagagagagagacagagtgagacagagacagagagagacagagagaaagcgcGCGCAGGCCTCAGACACCTTTAGTTAGAGACGCCCATTAAACACCCAAGTGGGCATGTCAGCTAGGCAGCAAGATGACTGAGTCTGGAACTCAGGAGAGAAATCAGCAGAGATGTACATCTGACAGTTGTCCGTGTACAGATGATATTCCAAGCCACGGGACTGGGTGACACTGCCCTCAGGAGCACTCCGAGTAGAgctagagaaaggaagagatcCCAGGACTGGGTGAGGACTTACTTCCAGGGCGTCCCATGTGTAGCTGTGGATAAGATGAGGAGGATTCAGAAAAGAAGTGGGAGAAAGACTGGCCGGTGTGGTAGGGGTACCACCAAGAGAGAATGTTGTCCTGAAAACCAAGAGAAGACAGTGTTTCTAGGAGAGATTTACACTCCAAATCCAGTCCGTCCGCAGATTCCCTTGGCTCTACCTTCCACATATATCCAGAATGTGACCTCTTATCACCACCCCCAACTCTCCAATGCACTCCAAGTCACCATCAGCTCCCTCCTAGACAACCGCAGAAGTCTTTAACTgggctccctgcttccaccctggCTTCTCCAGCAGCCTATTTTCCACCCAGCAGGCAGAGTGATCCTTCCAAAAGGCAAATGGGAACGCACCGATTATCTTTGAAATGTTGCTGATGGGTCCACAGGTGAGCACTGAGCGTCAATCGTTTGATTTGACAAT
This genomic interval carries:
- the LOC124227133 gene encoding disintegrin and metalloproteinase domain-containing protein 1a-like, which codes for MSVAASVRDSGSILPSLWKNQVALKEGQIKFQTWAQKRNLRLGPVRGSSCVRLGIVLLLVIFLPSMYCDLGSVYYTFYEIIIPKRWTVNGKEDPVEKASYMLLMQGQKQLLHLKVKRDYFVDNFPVFSYHNGILGQEMPVLAHDCHYEGYVEGVPGSFVSVNTCSGLRGVLIKEGKSYGIEPVGASKKFEHVLYTMAREARISCSVTSKDSQVVSTSQQQGSRKPRSAQALSYLWSHTKYVEMFVVVSNQRFQMWGSNINETVQRVMDVIALANAFTRGINTEVVLAGMEIWTEGDLIEVPADLQVTLRNFNSWRQNKLFHRVKHDVAHLILGHRPQEDMGQAFLNGACSTGFAAAVESFHHEDVLLFAALMVHELGHNLGIQHDHSACICKDTHFCLMHENITKESGFSNCSSDDFYQFLLDHKGACLFNKPQHKGRVRRDAECGNGVVEEDEQCDCGSACDDHPCCDPACKLKEGAECSDGLCCLNCRLSNVGFMCRPPSGECDLPEYCDGNSEACPTDSYKQDGTSCDLIHYCLGGRCRNPDTQCIDIYGYPARSAPEDCYITMNSKGDRFGNCGHPTLARSRYVKCVDDNIFCGKLICTNIRNVPRLKPQHSLIQIAHEGDFCWSMDAYNTTDISDDGDVHTGTLCAPRKVCMNYSCTDHTVLNYDCEPAEMCNGKGVCNNLRHCHCEAGYAPPDCRDPGNGGSVDSGPPGKIIFANLSAGLTGGSARSREDIKSLGMIVFILPVFLILLLLILILIISLSAGIESVETPGGSTILSSEESTEVPAEEAPPPEEAPPPEEAPPPEEAPPPEEAPPLDQAPPPEAPPPEAPPPEAPPPEAPPPEAPPPEAPPPAQETPAP